One stretch of Microvirga lotononidis DNA includes these proteins:
- a CDS encoding response regulator transcription factor, protein MSQPLGPVIVVDDDEAVRNSLKFALELEGLTVRVFKDGAELLSEHDLPQNGCFVIDYNMPGMTGIELVNRLRQSRSDCRAILIASRISGELYARAEQSGFRNVLEKPLHDSELLDSIHAALA, encoded by the coding sequence ATGTCTCAGCCCCTGGGACCGGTCATCGTGGTGGACGATGACGAAGCGGTCAGGAATTCGTTGAAGTTTGCCCTGGAGCTCGAGGGCCTGACCGTGCGCGTGTTCAAGGACGGGGCCGAGCTCCTGTCCGAGCACGATCTCCCGCAGAATGGTTGCTTCGTCATCGACTACAACATGCCGGGCATGACAGGGATCGAGCTGGTGAACAGGCTGCGGCAAAGTCGGAGCGATTGCCGGGCGATCCTCATCGCGTCCCGCATCAGCGGCGAACTCTATGCTCGCGCGGAACAGTCGGGATTCCGGAACGTTCTCGAGAAACCCCTGCACGACAGCGAGCTGCTCGACAGCATCCATGCGGCCCTGGCCTGA
- a CDS encoding helix-turn-helix domain-containing protein, which translates to MHTALLTQATSSALFPSDLNVPPLRKFADAATPTIGSVQSFAKDEEIFAEGDRAAFIYKVLSGVVRTSKLLSDGRRQIDAFHLAGDIFGIEAGDEYRFCAESVGDCVVGAYRRSHLASLTGKDAQLAQDMTMGMMRSLVRAQNHMLLLGRKSAVEKIASFLLDMAERNEDDRALDLPMSRTDIADHLGLTIETVSRSFTQLERQGIIALPSARHVLLTNRAALERLNA; encoded by the coding sequence ATGCACACTGCGCTCCTCACCCAAGCCACCTCTTCGGCCCTCTTTCCATCGGACCTGAATGTACCCCCACTCCGCAAGTTTGCGGATGCGGCAACTCCGACGATAGGCTCCGTGCAATCCTTCGCCAAGGATGAGGAGATCTTTGCCGAGGGCGACAGGGCGGCTTTCATCTACAAGGTTCTCTCGGGCGTGGTGCGCACCTCCAAGCTTCTGAGCGATGGACGCCGCCAGATCGACGCCTTTCATCTGGCAGGCGACATTTTCGGCATCGAAGCCGGCGACGAGTATCGGTTCTGCGCCGAATCCGTCGGCGATTGCGTCGTCGGAGCCTATCGCCGCAGCCATCTTGCCTCCCTCACCGGCAAGGACGCCCAGCTCGCCCAGGACATGACGATGGGCATGATGCGGTCCCTGGTGCGGGCCCAGAACCACATGCTTCTCCTGGGCCGCAAGTCGGCCGTGGAGAAGATCGCGTCCTTTCTTCTCGACATGGCCGAGCGGAACGAGGACGATCGCGCCCTGGACCTCCCCATGTCGCGGACGGATATCGCAGATCATCTCGGGCTGACGATCGAGACGGTTTCCCGCTCCTTCACGCAGCTCGAACGGCAGGGCATCATCGCACTCCCCTCCGCCCGCCATGTCCTGCTGACGAACCGGGCGGCTCTGGAGCGCCTGAACGCTTAG
- the ccoS gene encoding cbb3-type cytochrome oxidase assembly protein CcoS, which translates to MDVLIYLVPMALMLGLSGLAAFLWSLKNGQYDDVQGAAVRVLSDDDLRT; encoded by the coding sequence ATGGACGTTCTGATCTATCTCGTTCCGATGGCTCTCATGCTCGGCCTGTCCGGTCTCGCGGCCTTCCTGTGGTCGTTGAAGAACGGCCAGTATGACGACGTGCAGGGAGCGGCCGTGCGCGTCCTGTCCGACGACGACTTGCGGACATGA
- a CDS encoding heavy metal translocating P-type ATPase: protein MSETLDLSIYVTRPGDGTAHLDLAVEGIDCAACIEDIEGGLCRLPGIVDARLNYTNHRLAVEWRDGAFSPSQVVEELGRLGYRAHPFRARLVEEEEARRAQWLLRCLAVAGFASMNIMLLAVSVWSGNVTDITPETRDFFHWLAALIALPAVAYAGRPFFQSAMSALRNRRTNMDVPIVIGILLALSVSVFETISSAEHTYFDSVVMLLFFLLCGRYLDQAMRRKTRAVASNLASLRAEVVHRIEDNGEIVLLPTAAVKTGDRVLVRPGERIAVDGIVLSGSSDVDESLVTGETAHRSVSANSQIYAGSMNHSGTLTLRVTAAGKGTLLDEVERLLENAAAAKSRYVQLADRVARIYAPVVHTAAAVTALTWIATGASVHDALLTAIAVLIITCPCALALAVPVVQVVASGALFRAGVFLNAGDAFERLAKVDTIVFDKTGTLTLPTMSVTNAGDVEPALLAAASRLALSSHHPLAAAVARMAQDRRPYHDVAEEPGQGVRAVVNGMEMRLGSAAFCGAEDTAEKAASTDPNASVIAFSWGEERAALLVRQALRPDAAAIVRNLRGRGFDCRILSGDRPEAVAPIAAALGIATWRGGCKPTDKIRALDALKSEGRKVLMVGDGLNDAPALAAAHVSLSPISAADLTQAHADAVFLGDRLQPVQDTIDIARRAHRLMRQNLGIALVYNLIAVPLAFLGFVTPLVAALAMSGSSTLVTLNALRARGRASEPQPEAAQSAIVPVTQGA, encoded by the coding sequence ATGTCAGAAACCCTTGACCTCTCCATCTATGTGACGCGGCCGGGCGACGGAACGGCTCACCTCGACCTCGCCGTCGAGGGCATCGATTGCGCCGCCTGCATCGAGGACATCGAGGGCGGATTGTGCCGCCTGCCCGGAATCGTCGACGCAAGGTTGAACTACACGAACCATCGCCTGGCCGTCGAATGGCGGGACGGCGCATTTTCGCCCTCGCAGGTGGTCGAGGAGCTGGGGCGGCTCGGCTACCGGGCCCATCCCTTCCGCGCCAGGCTGGTGGAGGAAGAGGAGGCGCGTCGTGCCCAATGGCTTCTGAGATGCCTCGCGGTGGCGGGCTTCGCCTCCATGAACATCATGCTGCTGGCGGTCTCGGTCTGGTCCGGCAATGTCACGGACATCACGCCCGAGACCCGCGACTTCTTCCATTGGCTCGCGGCGCTCATCGCCCTCCCGGCAGTCGCCTATGCGGGCCGGCCCTTCTTCCAGAGCGCCATGAGCGCGCTACGCAACCGCCGCACCAACATGGACGTGCCCATCGTCATCGGCATCCTGCTGGCGCTGAGCGTGTCGGTGTTCGAGACGATCAGTTCCGCCGAGCACACCTATTTCGACTCGGTCGTGATGCTGCTCTTCTTCCTCCTCTGCGGCCGCTACCTCGATCAGGCCATGCGCCGGAAGACCCGCGCCGTTGCGAGCAATCTGGCCTCGCTCCGCGCCGAGGTGGTGCACAGGATCGAGGACAACGGCGAGATCGTCCTGTTGCCGACCGCTGCGGTGAAGACCGGCGACCGGGTGCTTGTCCGCCCGGGAGAGCGCATCGCGGTCGATGGAATCGTGCTGTCCGGATCGTCGGACGTGGACGAGAGCCTCGTCACCGGCGAGACGGCTCACCGCTCTGTCAGCGCCAATTCTCAGATCTATGCCGGAAGCATGAACCACAGCGGCACTCTGACCCTCCGAGTCACCGCAGCCGGCAAGGGTACCCTGCTCGACGAGGTCGAGCGGCTCCTGGAGAACGCGGCCGCGGCGAAATCCCGCTATGTCCAACTGGCCGACCGGGTGGCGCGGATCTACGCGCCGGTCGTGCACACGGCCGCCGCCGTCACCGCCCTGACCTGGATCGCGACCGGCGCCTCCGTTCATGATGCACTCCTCACCGCCATAGCAGTGCTCATCATCACTTGCCCCTGCGCGTTGGCCCTCGCAGTGCCGGTCGTGCAGGTGGTCGCGTCCGGCGCACTCTTCCGGGCGGGCGTGTTCCTCAATGCGGGCGATGCCTTCGAGCGGCTGGCCAAGGTGGACACCATCGTGTTCGACAAGACCGGGACGCTGACCCTGCCGACCATGAGCGTCACCAACGCCGGCGATGTTGAGCCTGCGCTGCTCGCGGCCGCAAGCCGGCTTGCGCTGTCGAGCCATCATCCGCTCGCCGCCGCTGTCGCGCGGATGGCTCAGGATCGCCGTCCTTACCACGATGTGGCTGAGGAGCCGGGCCAAGGCGTCCGTGCCGTCGTGAACGGCATGGAGATGCGCCTCGGGAGCGCGGCCTTCTGTGGCGCTGAGGATACGGCGGAAAAAGCCGCTTCAACCGATCCGAATGCCTCCGTGATCGCCTTCTCCTGGGGCGAAGAGCGGGCTGCCCTTCTGGTGCGCCAAGCCCTGCGCCCCGATGCGGCCGCCATCGTTCGGAACCTGCGCGGGCGCGGCTTCGACTGCCGCATTCTCTCCGGTGACAGGCCTGAGGCTGTGGCTCCCATCGCCGCGGCGCTCGGCATCGCGACATGGCGCGGCGGCTGCAAGCCTACCGACAAGATCCGCGCGCTCGATGCTCTCAAGTCCGAAGGCCGCAAGGTCCTGATGGTCGGCGACGGGCTGAACGACGCACCCGCGCTCGCGGCCGCGCATGTATCGCTCTCTCCTATCAGCGCCGCCGACCTCACCCAGGCCCATGCCGATGCCGTCTTCCTGGGCGACCGGTTGCAGCCCGTTCAGGACACGATCGACATTGCGCGCCGGGCCCACCGCCTTATGCGGCAGAACCTGGGGATCGCGCTCGTCTACAACCTGATCGCCGTCCCCCTCGCCTTCCTGGGTTTCGTCACGCCTCTCGTCGCGGCCCTCGCCATGTCGGGCTCTTCCACCCTGGTGACCCTCAACGCTCTCCGGGCCCGCGGGCGCGCATCGGAGCCCCAGCCCGAGGCGGCGCAATCCGCCATCGTTCCCGTCACGCAAGGAGCCTGA
- a CDS encoding FixH family protein codes for MSTTAIPGRSPRPLTGRMVLLYFVTFFGVIFAVNFYMVRVAISSFSGVETESVYKAGLSFKNDVEAAHTQDALRWKIEADLHHGAAPEIVVAARDAQGQALAGLLPEIRLAHPTDKRRDVPLEFVEQSPGRFRSVTPMPEGQWDLVIGLKRNEETVFRSKSRIVL; via the coding sequence ATGTCCACCACAGCAATTCCTGGACGCTCGCCCCGCCCCCTCACCGGACGCATGGTCCTCCTCTACTTCGTGACGTTCTTCGGCGTGATCTTCGCCGTGAACTTCTACATGGTGCGGGTCGCCATATCGAGTTTCAGCGGTGTCGAGACGGAGAGTGTCTACAAGGCGGGACTTTCGTTCAAGAACGATGTCGAGGCGGCCCATACCCAGGACGCGCTTCGCTGGAAGATCGAGGCGGACCTGCATCACGGAGCGGCTCCGGAGATCGTCGTCGCGGCGCGCGACGCCCAGGGACAGGCTCTCGCAGGCCTCCTGCCCGAGATCCGTCTCGCCCATCCGACGGACAAGCGTCGCGATGTTCCTCTGGAATTCGTCGAGCAGTCACCCGGTCGCTTCAGGAGCGTCACGCCAATGCCGGAAGGCCAGTGGGATCTCGTCATCGGGCTGAAGCGCAACGAGGAAACCGTCTTCCGCTCCAAGAGCCGCATCGTGCTCTGA
- the ccoG gene encoding cytochrome c oxidase accessory protein CcoG: MADAPLPHALGATSPTTAEDAPLYAPRKQIHPQAVKGRYRTIKWIVLAVTLGVYYFLPFIRWDRGPNAPDQAILVDLANSRFYFFFIEIWPQEVYYITGLLVLAALTLFLMNAVAGRIWCGYLCPQTVWTDLFYAVERIIEGDRRERMRHAKEKLTLPVLGRKSLKHFVWLMIAWWTGGAWVLYFADAPTLVYQLATFQAPFVAYFWIGILTFTTYTLAGFMREQVCTYMCPWPRIQAALTDEFALNVTYRYDRGEPRGSMKKNQALKLQGLPAGDCIDCDQCVAVCPTGVDIRKGLQLDCIQCGLCMDACDNVMDKIGRPKGLIAYDTDMNVQARIEVRPEMRRIVRPRTLFYAGLIVLVGSIMIASLAMRQSLYLSVMHDRNPLFVRLSDGSIRNGFTIRIANKNLDERRYALSVEGLRGAKVDMVGGEVDQQCRPIVSVGPDQTLEARVLVTETASPIEESAVLRFVLTDLATGNTVSTSDHFKAP; this comes from the coding sequence ATGGCCGACGCCCCTCTCCCCCATGCTCTCGGAGCAACTTCCCCGACAACGGCCGAGGACGCTCCGCTTTATGCGCCCCGCAAGCAGATCCATCCTCAGGCCGTGAAGGGACGTTACCGCACGATCAAGTGGATCGTGCTCGCCGTCACTCTCGGCGTCTATTATTTTCTGCCGTTCATCCGCTGGGATCGCGGCCCCAATGCGCCCGACCAGGCCATCCTGGTCGATCTCGCCAACAGCCGCTTCTATTTCTTCTTCATCGAGATCTGGCCGCAGGAGGTCTATTACATTACCGGCCTGCTCGTGCTGGCGGCTCTCACCCTCTTCCTCATGAACGCGGTCGCTGGCCGTATCTGGTGCGGATATCTCTGCCCGCAGACGGTCTGGACCGACCTGTTCTACGCGGTCGAGCGCATCATCGAGGGGGATCGGCGCGAACGGATGCGCCATGCCAAGGAAAAGCTCACCCTACCGGTTCTCGGGCGGAAATCCCTGAAGCACTTCGTCTGGCTCATGATCGCCTGGTGGACCGGGGGCGCCTGGGTGCTCTACTTCGCCGATGCTCCGACGCTGGTCTATCAGTTGGCGACGTTCCAGGCGCCGTTCGTCGCCTATTTCTGGATCGGCATCCTCACCTTCACGACCTACACGCTCGCCGGCTTCATGCGCGAACAGGTCTGCACCTATATGTGCCCGTGGCCTCGGATTCAGGCTGCGCTGACGGACGAATTCGCGCTGAACGTCACCTATCGCTATGACCGTGGCGAGCCGCGCGGTTCGATGAAGAAGAACCAGGCTCTGAAGCTGCAGGGCTTGCCCGCGGGGGACTGCATCGATTGCGACCAATGCGTCGCCGTGTGCCCGACGGGCGTCGATATCCGCAAGGGCCTGCAGCTCGATTGCATCCAGTGCGGCCTGTGCATGGACGCCTGCGACAACGTCATGGACAAGATCGGCCGCCCCAAGGGCCTGATTGCCTACGACACCGACATGAACGTCCAGGCCCGGATCGAAGTCCGGCCCGAGATGCGCCGCATCGTGCGGCCGCGCACCCTCTTCTATGCCGGCCTCATCGTCCTCGTCGGTTCGATCATGATCGCCTCGCTCGCCATGCGCCAGAGCCTTTACCTGAGCGTCATGCATGACCGGAATCCGCTCTTCGTGCGTCTCTCGGACGGTTCTATCCGCAACGGGTTCACCATCCGTATCGCCAACAAGAACCTGGACGAGCGCCGTTACGCGCTTTCCGTGGAAGGATTGCGCGGGGCCAAAGTCGACATGGTCGGCGGCGAAGTCGACCAGCAGTGCCGCCCCATCGTGTCCGTCGGGCCTGATCAGACCCTCGAAGCCCGCGTGCTGGTAACGGAGACGGCGTCCCCGATCGAAGAATCGGCGGTTCTTCGCTTCGTTCTGACCGATCTCGCCACCGGCAATACCGTCAGCACGAGCGATCACTTCAAAGCTCCCTAA
- the ccoP gene encoding cytochrome-c oxidase, cbb3-type subunit III, protein MAHDNHEQVDAVSGVTTTGHSWDYIQELNNPLPRWWLWTFYACIAWAIGYCIAYPAWPMVSSYTKGVLGWQSRDAVVADLEALKQQRSGMTAKLAESSLDGIRQNPEMFAFARAQGKAAFGDNCAPCHGAGGAGAKGYPNLNDDDWLWGGSLAQIEQTIRYGARSTSDQGHSGSMPAFGRDGMLKREEIVQAADYVRSLSGLSTDKGADLAAGAKVFADNCAACHGEKGLGNQELGAPNLTDQIWLFGSDKATIVEGLMNGRGGVMPTWHGRLDDTTIKSLTLYVHSLGGDQRR, encoded by the coding sequence ATGGCCCATGACAACCACGAACAGGTCGACGCCGTCTCGGGCGTCACCACCACAGGGCATAGCTGGGACTACATCCAGGAGCTGAACAACCCGCTTCCGCGCTGGTGGCTATGGACCTTCTACGCCTGCATCGCCTGGGCCATCGGCTATTGCATTGCCTATCCGGCATGGCCGATGGTCTCGTCCTATACAAAGGGCGTCCTCGGCTGGCAGTCGCGGGACGCGGTGGTGGCCGATCTGGAGGCTCTCAAGCAGCAGCGCTCCGGCATGACGGCGAAACTCGCCGAGAGTTCCCTGGACGGGATCCGGCAGAACCCTGAGATGTTCGCCTTTGCGCGCGCCCAGGGAAAGGCCGCCTTCGGCGACAACTGCGCCCCATGTCACGGCGCCGGTGGTGCCGGTGCCAAGGGGTATCCGAACCTCAATGACGACGATTGGCTCTGGGGTGGCTCCCTCGCTCAGATCGAGCAGACCATCCGCTACGGCGCCCGCTCCACCAGCGACCAGGGTCATTCAGGCTCCATGCCGGCATTCGGCCGCGACGGGATGCTCAAGCGGGAGGAGATCGTGCAGGCGGCGGATTACGTCCGCTCCCTTTCGGGTCTTTCCACCGACAAGGGCGCCGATCTTGCGGCCGGCGCCAAGGTCTTCGCAGATAACTGCGCCGCCTGCCACGGCGAGAAGGGCCTCGGGAACCAGGAACTCGGGGCTCCCAACCTGACGGACCAAATCTGGCTCTTCGGCTCCGACAAGGCGACCATCGTGGAGGGCCTGATGAACGGACGCGGCGGCGTCATGCCCACATGGCACGGGCGCCTGGACGACACGACCATCAAGTCGCTGACCCTCTATGTCCACTCCCTGGGCGGCGACCAGCGGCGTTGA
- a CDS encoding cbb3-type cytochrome c oxidase subunit 3, which yields MPSAYKFFAEFAQTWGLLYFVVVFLAMLIYALAPSRKERFDAAARMPLQED from the coding sequence ATGCCATCCGCATACAAATTCTTCGCTGAATTCGCCCAGACCTGGGGGCTTCTCTACTTCGTCGTCGTCTTCCTGGCGATGCTGATCTACGCCCTCGCCCCCTCGCGGAAGGAACGCTTCGACGCGGCCGCCCGCATGCCTCTCCAGGAGGACTGA
- the ccoO gene encoding cytochrome-c oxidase, cbb3-type subunit II yields MSFWSRHKIFETNSIILIIGVLIVISIGGLVEIVPLFYLKSTIEKVEGVRPYTPLELAGRNIYVREGCYNCHSQMIRPLRDEVERYGHYSLAAESMYDRPFQWGSKRTGPDLARVGNKYSDDWHRDHLKDPRAVVPGSIMPGYPWLETTELDTSTIAQDLQVQATLGVPYNEEMVKHAESDIRIQAAADDPNALDLAKRYPNAQSRSFDGNPQKVTEADALIAYLQMLGTQVDFKLYDNKANVR; encoded by the coding sequence ATGTCTTTCTGGTCCCGTCACAAGATTTTCGAGACCAACTCGATCATCCTCATCATCGGCGTGCTGATCGTCATATCCATCGGCGGCCTGGTGGAGATCGTGCCGCTCTTCTACCTGAAGAGCACCATCGAGAAGGTGGAGGGCGTCAGGCCTTACACCCCGCTCGAACTCGCCGGCCGCAACATCTACGTGCGCGAGGGCTGCTACAACTGCCACAGCCAGATGATCCGTCCCCTGCGGGACGAGGTCGAGCGCTACGGCCATTACTCGCTGGCCGCCGAGAGCATGTACGACCGGCCGTTCCAATGGGGATCCAAGCGCACGGGCCCGGATCTCGCCCGCGTCGGCAACAAGTATTCCGACGACTGGCACCGGGATCACCTGAAAGATCCCCGCGCCGTCGTGCCGGGATCGATCATGCCCGGCTATCCCTGGCTCGAGACGACCGAGCTCGACACGTCGACGATCGCGCAGGACCTGCAGGTGCAGGCGACCCTCGGCGTTCCCTATAACGAGGAGATGGTGAAGCACGCCGAGAGCGACATCCGAATCCAGGCCGCCGCCGACGATCCGAATGCTCTCGACCTCGCCAAGCGCTATCCGAACGCCCAGTCGCGATCCTTCGACGGCAACCCGCAGAAGGTCACGGAAGCCGACGCCCTGATCGCCTATCTGCAGATGCTGGGCACCCAGGTCGACTTCAAGCTCTACGACAACAAGGCCAACGTGCGCTGA
- the ccoN gene encoding cytochrome-c oxidase, cbb3-type subunit I: MAQAAAPSKGMTFGEMGSALALAGLALLSIIIAAKAYTPEYAFHAYLFAAASVAAVFAIVNRYYERPAQLPPLVIGGKPNYNMDPVKFGTIASIFWGIAGFTIGLLIALQLAFPALNFDTAWLSFGRMRPLHTSAVIFAFGGNVLIASSFYVVQRTCRARLAGDIAPWFVVLGYNFFIVIAGTGYLLGITQGKEYAEPEWYADLFLTIVWVTYFLVFLGTVMRRREPHIYVANWFYLAFILTIAVLHLGNNASIPVSIFSPKSYIVWSGVQDALVQWWYGHNAVGFFLTAGFLAIMYYFIPKRAERPVYSYRLSIIHFWSLIFMYIWAGPHHLHYTALPDWAQTLGMVFSVMLWMPSWGGMINGLMTLSGAWDKLRIDPVLRLMVVSVAFYGMATFEGPLMSVKAVNSLSHYTDWTIGHVHAGALGWVAYISFGAIYCLVPWLWNKKSLYSMKAVSWHFWISTLGIVLYISSMWVAGILQGLMWRAYTSLGFLEYSFIETVEAMNPFYVIRALGGAFFVAGSLIMAWNVWKTITVGEAAEEAPQAMQPALIAAE; the protein is encoded by the coding sequence ATGGCTCAAGCGGCAGCACCCTCAAAGGGCATGACATTCGGCGAGATGGGCTCAGCCCTTGCCCTCGCCGGGCTGGCATTGCTCAGCATCATCATCGCGGCGAAGGCCTATACGCCCGAATACGCCTTCCACGCCTATCTCTTCGCCGCAGCCAGTGTGGCTGCCGTGTTCGCCATCGTGAACCGGTATTACGAACGCCCCGCGCAACTGCCTCCGCTGGTGATCGGCGGCAAGCCGAACTACAATATGGATCCGGTCAAGTTCGGAACCATCGCGTCCATTTTCTGGGGCATCGCCGGCTTCACCATCGGGTTGCTGATCGCCCTCCAGCTCGCCTTTCCCGCGCTCAACTTCGATACCGCATGGCTGTCCTTCGGCCGGATGCGCCCGCTGCACACGTCGGCGGTGATCTTCGCCTTCGGCGGCAACGTGCTCATCGCCAGCTCGTTCTACGTGGTGCAGCGCACCTGTCGCGCGCGGCTCGCCGGCGACATCGCTCCCTGGTTCGTGGTGCTGGGCTACAACTTCTTCATCGTCATCGCCGGCACGGGCTACCTTCTGGGCATCACTCAGGGCAAGGAATATGCCGAGCCGGAATGGTACGCGGACCTTTTCCTGACCATCGTGTGGGTGACCTATTTCCTGGTCTTCCTCGGCACCGTCATGCGCCGCAGGGAGCCGCACATCTACGTGGCGAACTGGTTCTATCTCGCCTTCATCCTCACCATCGCGGTCCTGCATCTCGGCAACAACGCGTCGATCCCCGTCTCGATCTTCTCGCCCAAGAGCTACATCGTGTGGTCGGGCGTGCAGGATGCGCTGGTACAGTGGTGGTACGGCCATAACGCGGTCGGCTTCTTCCTCACCGCGGGCTTCCTTGCCATCATGTACTACTTCATCCCGAAGCGGGCCGAGCGGCCGGTCTATTCCTACCGCCTCTCGATCATCCACTTCTGGTCGCTGATCTTCATGTACATCTGGGCGGGTCCCCACCACCTGCATTACACCGCCCTGCCCGACTGGGCGCAGACGCTCGGCATGGTGTTCTCGGTCATGCTCTGGATGCCCTCCTGGGGCGGCATGATCAACGGCCTCATGACCCTCTCGGGCGCCTGGGACAAGCTGCGCATCGATCCGGTGCTGCGTCTCATGGTCGTGTCCGTCGCATTCTATGGCATGGCGACCTTCGAAGGCCCGCTCATGTCCGTGAAGGCCGTGAACTCCCTGTCGCATTACACCGACTGGACCATCGGCCACGTCCATGCCGGCGCCCTCGGCTGGGTCGCGTATATCTCCTTCGGGGCGATCTACTGCCTCGTGCCGTGGCTGTGGAACAAGAAGTCGCTCTATTCCATGAAGGCCGTGTCCTGGCACTTCTGGATCTCCACCCTCGGCATCGTCCTGTACATCTCGTCCATGTGGGTCGCGGGCATCCTCCAGGGCCTCATGTGGCGCGCCTATACCAGCCTCGGCTTCCTCGAATACTCGTTCATCGAGACCGTCGAGGCGATGAACCCCTTCTATGTCATCCGTGCGCTCGGCGGTGCGTTCTTCGTGGCCGGAAGCCTGATCATGGCCTGGAACGTCTGGAAGACGATCACGGTGGGAGAGGCGGCCGAGGAAGCTCCTCAGGCCATGCAGCCCGCGCTCATCGCCGCGGAATAA
- the hemN gene encoding oxygen-independent coproporphyrinogen III oxidase, giving the protein MTPELIARYDQRVPRYTSYPTAPHFKPDVTAGTYASWLAELAPDRPLSLYLHVPFCAELCLYCGCNTAVTRSYKAVAAYVACLEHEIDLVASHLPGRMAVSHVHWGGGTPTILSPDDLRRISRRLALAFSIRPEAEIAVEIDPRTITPEHVEALAASGLNRASLGVQDFDPKVQETIGRVQTFEQTARVASWLRDAGVNGLNLDLMYGLPHQSIESVNHSVDLALKLDPDRIALFGYAHVPWMKRHQALLPETSLPDSVARVEQREAATEAFIRAGYVQIGLDHFAKPDDPMAVRQKDGRLHRNFQGYTTDEATALIGFGTSAIGSLPQGYIQNAPTTVAYREAILKDRLPVVRGVTLSQDDRLRRAIIERLMCDFSVDLDEIASSFGAGIGGFAPEITTIDALARDGLVVRHGLTLTIPDEGRALVRNVCAVFDRYLESGAERHSRAL; this is encoded by the coding sequence ATGACACCAGAGCTCATTGCCCGCTACGACCAGCGTGTCCCACGCTACACGAGCTATCCGACAGCGCCCCATTTCAAGCCGGACGTCACGGCCGGGACCTATGCGTCCTGGCTAGCCGAACTGGCGCCGGACAGGCCTCTGTCGCTTTATCTGCACGTGCCGTTCTGCGCGGAGCTATGCCTCTATTGCGGCTGCAACACCGCCGTGACCCGGAGCTACAAGGCCGTCGCCGCCTATGTGGCCTGCCTCGAACATGAGATCGATCTCGTGGCGAGCCACCTGCCCGGACGCATGGCCGTCTCCCATGTCCATTGGGGCGGCGGAACGCCGACCATTCTGTCTCCCGACGATCTTCGACGCATATCGCGTCGTCTCGCTCTAGCCTTCTCGATCAGGCCGGAGGCCGAGATCGCCGTCGAGATCGATCCAAGGACCATCACACCCGAACACGTGGAGGCCCTTGCCGCATCCGGCCTCAACCGGGCGAGCCTCGGCGTCCAGGATTTCGACCCGAAGGTCCAGGAGACCATCGGGCGGGTTCAAACCTTCGAGCAGACGGCGCGGGTCGCGTCGTGGCTCAGGGATGCGGGCGTGAATGGGCTGAACCTCGACCTGATGTACGGTCTGCCGCACCAGAGCATCGAGAGCGTGAATCACTCCGTCGACCTCGCCCTGAAGCTCGATCCGGACCGGATCGCGTTGTTCGGCTATGCCCATGTTCCATGGATGAAACGTCATCAGGCTCTCCTGCCCGAGACCTCCCTTCCCGATTCCGTCGCGCGCGTGGAGCAGCGCGAGGCCGCGACCGAGGCCTTCATCCGCGCAGGGTATGTCCAGATCGGCCTCGACCACTTCGCCAAGCCCGACGATCCCATGGCGGTTCGCCAGAAGGACGGACGCCTTCATCGCAATTTCCAGGGCTACACCACCGACGAGGCGACGGCGCTGATCGGGTTCGGCACATCCGCCATCGGATCCCTGCCCCAGGGCTACATCCAGAACGCACCGACGACGGTCGCCTACCGCGAGGCGATTCTGAAAGATCGTCTCCCCGTCGTGCGCGGCGTCACCCTCTCGCAGGACGATCGCCTGCGCCGCGCGATCATCGAGCGTCTGATGTGCGACTTCTCGGTCGACCTCGATGAGATTGCGTCATCATTCGGCGCCGGCATCGGTGGATTCGCGCCTGAAATCACGACCATCGACGCGCTGGCACGGGACGGTCTCGTCGTTCGCCACGGGCTGACGCTCACGATACCGGACGAGGGCCGTGCCCTGGTCCGGAACGTCTGCGCCGTCTTCGACCGCTATCTCGAAAGCGGCGCCGAGCGGCATTCCCGCGCCCTGTGA